The genomic region ACACAAAATTCTTGTCGTAGTCAAATTGCAGAAGCATTTGGTAAAAAATATTTTAACCAAAAGATTAATGTTTATTCAGCAGGTACAGATCCTGCTTCTGAGATTAACAATAGTGCTGTGAGATTGATGAAAGAATACTATTCAATTGATATGGAAAAAGAACAATATCCGAAAAAATTAGATAAATTGCCAAATATT from Ligilactobacillus cholophilus harbors:
- a CDS encoding low molecular weight phosphatase family protein; this encodes MNIAFVCTQNSCRSQIAEAFGKKYFNQKINVYSAGTDPASEINNSAVRLMKEYYSIDMEKEQYPKKLDKLPNIDILVTMGCGVKCPFVPCKKLIELNIEDPAGKSDEIFLNVIAEIKGEIQKLSEQFSDL